A window from Methylocystis sp. MJC1 encodes these proteins:
- a CDS encoding RNA methyltransferase: protein MVGAGTDHSKPALTGGPAIILVRPQLAVNIGMCARAMANFGLSDLRLVSPREGWPRTGAYRKGAYAAAAGATHLLESAKLYDSTREAIADLNFVYAATARGRGQMKPVLPPGKALADTAARVAAGEKHGVLFGPERTGLDNDDVALADAILTFPVNPAYASLNLAQSVLLVGYEWFRAAYGDALPYEVEERSPPATREMTLAFFDFLEEELDKRGFFRPLDKKPVMSRNLRNMFHRMGLTQQDVRTLWGLVVRLVEGPRRDPKKVWRRKKLEEAEGEKP, encoded by the coding sequence TTGGTTGGAGCGGGGACGGATCATAGCAAGCCGGCGCTGACGGGCGGGCCGGCCATTATATTGGTGCGCCCGCAGCTTGCCGTGAACATTGGCATGTGCGCCCGCGCCATGGCCAATTTCGGCCTCTCGGATCTGCGCCTGGTGTCGCCCCGCGAGGGCTGGCCGCGCACCGGCGCCTATCGCAAGGGCGCCTACGCCGCCGCCGCCGGCGCCACCCATCTGCTCGAAAGCGCCAAGCTCTACGACTCGACCCGCGAGGCGATCGCCGACCTCAATTTTGTTTATGCCGCTACCGCGCGCGGACGCGGGCAGATGAAGCCGGTGCTCCCACCCGGTAAAGCCCTCGCCGATACGGCCGCGCGCGTCGCGGCCGGAGAGAAACATGGCGTGCTCTTCGGCCCCGAGCGCACGGGGCTCGACAATGACGATGTGGCGCTCGCTGACGCCATACTGACCTTCCCGGTCAACCCCGCCTACGCTTCGCTCAATCTTGCGCAATCGGTGTTGCTCGTCGGCTACGAATGGTTCCGCGCCGCCTATGGTGACGCTTTGCCTTACGAGGTCGAGGAGCGCTCGCCGCCGGCGACTCGCGAGATGACGCTGGCCTTTTTCGATTTCCTCGAAGAGGAGCTCGACAAGCGCGGCTTCTTCCGTCCATTGGACAAGAAGCCGGTGATGTCGCGAAACCTGCGCAATATGTTCCACCGCATGGGCCTCACCCAGCAGGACGTGCGCACGCTCTGGGGCTTGGTGGTGCGGCTGGTCGAAGGCCCGCGACGCGATCCCAAGAAGGTGTGGCGGCGCAAGAAGCTCGAAGAGGCAGAGGGGGAAAAGCCCTGA
- a CDS encoding pilus assembly protein: MKDKGFHWTSAGFQADERGSVALLFALSLIPLVMIVGATIDYTRASTMRTRFTRLADTAALAAVKAAALQEADCMAKSSTTGSCTPDNIMKAGQAAGLRFFAADSAFASSGRSSSVTLANNNGSWSATVAYSAQSPAAMTGLIGFASIPVGGTVTSNISLGSQIYLNVRLLLDRSMSMGIGATADDISRMQNLTGCAFGCHTQGWSSTYYDQPKAQGIRFRIDELRDATTALIATAKTVTASNARTHIQMAAHAFNNQVATLVDLTTDLNKVASAVKALDLLTTDDGTQTNDAIQWINSKVSANGNGQKATTPQEIIFIVTDGVDDGIYTGWQGMSAPYGKPLSWWPKSMTKANTGAFPHGACTALKQKNAIVAVVYTTYVPFIGTEQYDKLIGPFASNIAPNLQECATPDYFFTASNPGDIQKGMQQLFNKALAASKLRLTN, from the coding sequence GTGAAAGATAAAGGTTTCCATTGGACGAGCGCCGGCTTTCAGGCTGACGAGCGCGGGTCTGTCGCCCTGCTCTTCGCCCTGTCTTTGATCCCCCTCGTCATGATTGTCGGGGCCACGATCGACTACACCCGCGCCTCCACGATGCGGACGCGCTTTACCCGGCTCGCGGATACTGCCGCGCTCGCCGCCGTGAAGGCGGCCGCGCTCCAGGAAGCCGATTGCATGGCGAAGAGCTCCACGACCGGCTCATGCACGCCGGACAACATTATGAAAGCCGGCCAGGCCGCCGGCCTCAGGTTCTTTGCCGCAGATTCCGCCTTCGCCAGCTCCGGTCGGTCCAGCAGCGTCACGCTGGCCAACAACAACGGCTCCTGGTCGGCGACAGTGGCCTATTCGGCGCAATCGCCCGCCGCCATGACCGGGCTCATTGGCTTCGCGTCGATCCCCGTCGGCGGAACGGTGACGTCGAATATTTCGCTGGGAAGCCAAATTTATCTCAATGTCCGCCTTCTGCTCGACCGGTCCATGTCGATGGGCATCGGCGCCACGGCGGACGACATCTCCCGAATGCAGAACCTGACGGGCTGCGCTTTCGGCTGTCACACGCAAGGCTGGTCTTCGACCTATTACGACCAGCCCAAGGCGCAGGGCATTCGCTTCCGCATCGACGAATTGCGGGATGCAACCACGGCTCTGATCGCCACGGCCAAGACGGTGACCGCGTCCAACGCCCGCACCCATATCCAGATGGCCGCCCATGCCTTCAATAATCAGGTCGCAACGCTCGTCGACCTGACGACGGACCTCAACAAAGTCGCCTCGGCCGTCAAGGCGCTCGATTTGCTAACAACCGACGACGGCACGCAGACAAATGACGCCATTCAATGGATCAACAGCAAAGTTTCCGCAAACGGGAACGGGCAAAAGGCGACAACGCCCCAGGAGATCATCTTCATTGTGACCGATGGCGTGGACGACGGCATTTATACGGGTTGGCAGGGAATGTCCGCGCCCTATGGAAAGCCGCTCTCCTGGTGGCCGAAATCGATGACCAAGGCAAACACCGGCGCCTTTCCGCACGGGGCTTGCACGGCGCTGAAACAGAAGAACGCCATCGTCGCCGTGGTCTACACGACCTATGTGCCTTTCATCGGAACCGAGCAGTATGACAAGCTCATCGGTCCCTTCGCGAGCAATATCGCGCCCAATCTCCAGGAATGCGCGACGCCCGACTATTTCTTCACGGCGTCCAATCCCGGCGACATCCAAAAGGGCATGCAGCAGCTCTTCAACAAGGCGCTGGCGGCGTCCAAGCTTCGACTGACGAATTAG
- a CDS encoding NADP-dependent isocitrate dehydrogenase: MQKIKVANPVVELDGDEMTRIIWAFIKDKLIRPYLDIDLLYYDLSIQSRDATNDQITIDAANAIKQHGVGVKCATITPDEARVKEFGLKEMWKSPNGTIRNILGGVIFREPIICSNVPRLVPHWTQPIVVGRHAFGDQYRATDFKVPGKGRLTIKFEGDDGQTIEKEVFKFPSAGVALSMYNVDESILEFARATFNYGLQRKFPVYLSTKNTILKAYDGRFKDIFQDVYETEFKSQFETLGLWYEHRLIDDMVASALKWAGGYIWACKNYDGDVQSDIVAQGFGSLGLMTSVLMSPDGKTVEAEAAHGTVTRHYREHQKGHETSTNSIASIFAWTRGLAHRAKLDGNEELARFSQTLEDVCVKTVESGFMTKDLALLVGHHQSWLSTTGFLDKVDENLRKAMG; this comes from the coding sequence ATGCAAAAGATCAAGGTGGCCAATCCAGTCGTCGAGCTCGACGGCGACGAAATGACTCGCATCATCTGGGCCTTCATCAAGGACAAGCTGATCCGCCCCTACCTGGACATCGACCTTCTCTACTACGATCTCTCGATCCAGAGTCGCGACGCCACCAACGATCAAATCACGATCGACGCAGCCAACGCCATCAAGCAGCATGGCGTGGGCGTGAAATGCGCGACAATTACGCCCGATGAAGCGCGCGTGAAGGAATTCGGCCTCAAGGAAATGTGGAAATCGCCGAACGGCACCATCCGCAATATCCTAGGCGGCGTCATCTTCCGCGAACCGATCATTTGCAGCAATGTGCCGCGCCTCGTGCCGCATTGGACGCAGCCGATCGTCGTCGGCCGTCACGCATTCGGCGATCAATATCGCGCCACCGATTTCAAAGTGCCGGGCAAGGGCCGTCTCACCATCAAATTCGAGGGCGATGACGGTCAGACCATCGAGAAGGAAGTTTTCAAATTCCCCAGCGCCGGCGTCGCGTTGTCGATGTACAACGTCGACGAGTCGATCCTGGAATTCGCCCGCGCGACGTTCAATTACGGCCTGCAGCGCAAATTCCCTGTCTATCTCTCGACCAAGAACACGATCCTCAAGGCCTATGACGGCCGCTTCAAGGACATCTTCCAGGATGTCTATGAGACGGAGTTCAAGTCGCAGTTCGAGACGCTGGGGCTTTGGTACGAGCATCGCTTGATCGACGACATGGTGGCCTCGGCGCTGAAATGGGCGGGCGGCTATATTTGGGCCTGTAAAAACTACGATGGCGACGTGCAGTCCGACATTGTCGCGCAAGGCTTCGGCTCGCTCGGCCTCATGACCAGCGTGCTGATGTCGCCCGACGGTAAGACGGTCGAGGCGGAAGCCGCTCACGGAACGGTGACGCGCCATTACCGCGAGCACCAGAAGGGCCATGAGACGTCGACGAATTCGATCGCTTCGATTTTCGCCTGGACCCGCGGCCTCGCTCACCGCGCCAAGCTCGACGGCAATGAGGAACTCGCGCGCTTTTCGCAAACGCTCGAAGACGTTTGCGTGAAGACGGTTGAATCCGGCTTTATGACGAAGGATCTCGCGCTTCTCGTCGGCCATCACCAAAGCTGGCTGTCGACCACGGGATTCCTCGACAAAGTGGACGAGAACCTGCGCAAGGCGATGGGATAA
- the dksA gene encoding RNA polymerase-binding protein DksA: protein MSVELDEAYKPSDDEPFMCDRQREYFRRKLLAWKEDILQESRETLAALQNENENHPDLADRASSETDRAIELRARDRQRKLIAKIDAALGRLDDGTYGYCEETGEPISLKRLDARPIATLSIEAQERHERREKVYRDD from the coding sequence ATGTCGGTGGAGCTGGACGAAGCCTATAAACCTTCCGACGACGAGCCTTTCATGTGCGATCGGCAGCGCGAATATTTTCGTCGCAAGCTGCTTGCGTGGAAAGAAGATATTCTCCAGGAAAGCCGCGAGACATTGGCGGCGCTTCAAAACGAGAATGAAAACCACCCCGACCTCGCCGATCGCGCCTCCTCTGAGACGGATCGAGCGATCGAGCTTCGCGCCCGCGACCGGCAGAGAAAGCTGATCGCCAAGATCGACGCCGCGCTCGGGCGTCTCGACGATGGCACTTACGGCTATTGCGAGGAGACGGGGGAGCCGATCTCCTTGAAGCGGCTCGATGCGCGACCGATCGCGACGCTCTCAATCGAGGCGCAGGAGCGCCATGAAAGACGCGAAAAGGTCTATCGCGACGATTAA
- a CDS encoding flagellar biosynthetic protein FliO, with translation MQDRFSQLLPVLGAIVAFLIAALLVLYIFRLLFGRKIRSDAAKKGPRRLDVVDVFDLDRERQLVIVRRDNTEHLLLIGGPNDLLVEGSIARAEVVPARAPAEARAQAPATAWPPGPQGEPAPGPIPKPAAPAPLNLPPDLFAPAPSKPPEPTPAPPLAGPTAAPPRPAAPPPAPPPRPGAPPRPATPPFLARTQRLIQPKTEVPSPAPRPAAPPAPPPPPAAQAPAEPPAAPPAPPAPAQARPPAPPPAPPPGPTRPSAPQPAPPPPPAAAEVDPLESLEAEMARLLGRPEKE, from the coding sequence ATGCAAGACAGATTCTCACAACTGCTACCGGTTCTCGGAGCAATCGTGGCGTTCCTCATCGCCGCGCTTCTGGTGCTTTATATCTTCCGTCTGCTGTTTGGACGAAAGATTCGCTCCGATGCGGCAAAGAAGGGACCCAGGCGCCTCGACGTCGTCGACGTGTTCGACCTCGATCGTGAGCGTCAGCTCGTCATCGTCCGTCGCGACAACACCGAGCATCTGCTGCTGATCGGCGGACCCAACGACCTTCTGGTCGAAGGATCGATCGCGCGCGCCGAAGTTGTCCCCGCCCGTGCGCCTGCGGAAGCGCGCGCTCAGGCGCCAGCTACGGCCTGGCCGCCTGGCCCTCAGGGCGAACCCGCGCCCGGACCGATTCCGAAGCCTGCCGCCCCGGCGCCTCTCAATCTGCCGCCGGACCTCTTCGCGCCGGCCCCGTCTAAGCCGCCGGAGCCCACGCCCGCGCCGCCGCTCGCCGGGCCGACTGCAGCGCCGCCGCGCCCTGCTGCGCCTCCTCCGGCGCCGCCGCCGCGCCCAGGCGCCCCGCCGCGCCCCGCGACTCCCCCTTTCCTGGCGCGCACCCAGCGCCTGATTCAGCCGAAGACCGAGGTCCCGTCGCCCGCGCCAAGGCCTGCCGCGCCGCCGGCTCCCCCGCCGCCGCCTGCCGCGCAGGCCCCGGCCGAGCCGCCAGCTGCGCCTCCCGCGCCGCCGGCTCCGGCCCAAGCCCGGCCGCCGGCTCCTCCGCCAGCGCCGCCGCCGGGCCCGACACGACCGTCGGCCCCCCAGCCCGCCCCGCCTCCGCCGCCGGCGGCAGCAGAGGTCGATCCGCTGGAATCGCTCGAAGCCGAAATGGCCCGCCTGCTCGGCCGGCCCGAGAAAGAATAA
- the cckA gene encoding cell cycle histidine kinase CckA translates to MSERAASSAFDRSERPGSAGLVLTFAIAILTVLAGYFLAPAAMAPRLVMLALALFGVAGVFSLFAYAVGLIQFSSRIPRNDITKLIADTTTEGLVVTKGDMQIVYANEAYMELCGARDASGLQAVERLFSGPPEVSEAIYRLAQAARTGRAHVEDLRLSPPLTGAGAVGWYRIKVRPLPEAGQRATLWGVADVTSERQRQEGVFQELQHAIDFLDHAPAGFFSSTPDGAVSYMNKTLAGWLGYDLTQVGSGGASLSAIVANSGAALLAAVSGSPGEVRTEQIDLDLRCRNGRSLPVRLLHQVAFGQDGVAGPSRTLVLNRTAGEKPEEGLRAAEVRFARFFNSTPMAIATLDAQGRVLDSNAAFAKLLPKAALHGKEGWSLLAGLSESDAQALRKAIEEAVEGKSDVKPVNVSFEEGAGPRSARFFASLAEDSGQKGATIYALDTSEQRKLQEEFAQSQKMNAVGQLAGGIAHDFNNMLTAIIGYSDLLLSSHRPTDPAFRDIRQIKETANRAAGLTRQLLAFSRRQTLRPQVLQLGDALSELQNLLRRIVGEKNELDLRQGRDLWFVKADLTQFEQVVINLVVNARDAMAETGGRVQIRTRNVTKDDCASFSEIHLVPADYVLVEVEDTGCGIPPEVMEKIFEPFFTTKEVGKGTGLGLSTVFGIVKQSGGFIFARSEVGKGTVFRIFMPRYIPDEKEAPKSEAEAPKATADYTGQGVILLVEDEDAVRSIGARSLKSRGFTVLEAATGLEALEVVEEVGGKIDLIVSDVVMPEMDGPAMFAELRKRGVTAKVIFVSGYAEEAFAKNLPEGDFGFLPKPFSIKQLIETVKTHMASQGG, encoded by the coding sequence ATGAGCGAGAGGGCAGCGTCGTCTGCATTTGATCGAAGCGAGCGGCCGGGGAGCGCCGGGCTCGTGCTGACGTTCGCTATCGCGATCCTGACTGTCTTGGCCGGCTATTTTCTTGCGCCGGCGGCCATGGCGCCGCGGCTGGTCATGCTGGCGCTGGCGCTCTTCGGCGTCGCGGGCGTGTTTTCGCTTTTCGCTTATGCGGTGGGGCTCATACAGTTCTCGTCCCGCATTCCACGCAACGACATTACCAAGCTCATCGCCGATACGACGACCGAGGGTCTTGTCGTCACCAAGGGCGATATGCAGATCGTCTACGCCAACGAAGCTTATATGGAGCTCTGCGGCGCCCGCGACGCTTCAGGCTTGCAAGCCGTCGAACGGCTTTTTTCGGGCCCGCCGGAAGTTTCCGAAGCGATATATCGGCTGGCGCAGGCCGCGCGTACCGGAAGAGCGCATGTCGAGGATCTGCGTTTGTCGCCGCCGCTCACGGGCGCCGGGGCTGTCGGCTGGTATCGCATCAAGGTGCGCCCCTTGCCGGAGGCCGGCCAGCGCGCGACTCTGTGGGGCGTCGCGGATGTCACGAGCGAGCGGCAGCGGCAGGAGGGCGTGTTCCAGGAGCTGCAGCACGCCATCGACTTCCTCGACCACGCGCCAGCGGGCTTTTTCTCGTCCACTCCGGACGGCGCCGTCTCTTATATGAATAAGACGCTCGCCGGTTGGCTCGGCTATGACCTCACCCAGGTGGGTTCGGGAGGCGCAAGTCTTTCCGCGATCGTCGCCAATAGCGGCGCGGCCTTGCTGGCGGCCGTCTCGGGCTCGCCCGGAGAGGTGCGCACCGAGCAGATCGATCTCGATCTGCGCTGCCGGAACGGCCGCTCCTTGCCGGTGCGGCTCCTTCACCAGGTGGCTTTCGGCCAGGACGGCGTCGCCGGACCCTCGCGGACGCTCGTCCTCAATCGCACGGCCGGCGAAAAGCCGGAGGAGGGGCTGCGCGCCGCCGAGGTGCGTTTCGCGCGCTTCTTCAATTCGACGCCCATGGCCATCGCGACGCTCGACGCGCAAGGCCGCGTGCTCGACTCCAACGCCGCCTTCGCCAAGCTCCTCCCCAAGGCGGCGCTTCACGGCAAGGAAGGCTGGTCGCTGCTCGCCGGCCTCTCGGAGAGTGACGCGCAGGCCTTGCGCAAGGCGATCGAGGAGGCGGTCGAAGGCAAGAGCGACGTCAAGCCGGTCAATGTGTCCTTCGAGGAAGGGGCCGGCCCGCGCTCGGCGCGCTTCTTCGCGTCGCTCGCGGAGGATTCAGGCCAGAAGGGCGCGACCATCTATGCGCTCGACACGAGCGAGCAGCGCAAGCTGCAGGAGGAATTTGCCCAATCGCAGAAGATGAACGCCGTCGGCCAGCTCGCGGGCGGCATCGCGCATGACTTCAACAACATGCTGACGGCGATCATCGGCTATTCCGATCTTCTGCTCTCGAGCCATCGGCCGACCGACCCCGCCTTCCGCGATATTCGGCAGATCAAGGAGACGGCGAATCGCGCCGCCGGCCTGACGCGCCAGTTGCTCGCCTTCTCGCGCCGCCAGACCCTGCGTCCGCAGGTGCTCCAGCTCGGCGACGCCTTGTCCGAGCTGCAGAATCTGCTGCGCCGAATCGTCGGCGAGAAGAATGAGCTCGATCTGCGCCAGGGGCGCGATTTGTGGTTCGTGAAGGCTGACCTCACCCAATTCGAGCAGGTCGTCATCAATCTCGTCGTCAACGCCCGCGACGCAATGGCGGAAACGGGCGGCCGGGTGCAAATCCGCACCCGCAACGTCACAAAGGACGACTGCGCCAGCTTCAGTGAGATTCATCTCGTTCCAGCGGATTATGTGCTGGTCGAGGTCGAGGACACGGGCTGCGGCATTCCGCCCGAGGTGATGGAGAAGATTTTCGAGCCCTTCTTCACCACCAAGGAGGTCGGCAAGGGCACGGGTCTTGGCCTCTCGACGGTCTTCGGCATCGTCAAACAATCGGGCGGCTTCATCTTCGCGCGGAGCGAAGTGGGCAAGGGGACGGTCTTCCGCATCTTCATGCCGCGCTACATCCCTGACGAGAAGGAAGCGCCGAAATCAGAAGCCGAGGCCCCCAAGGCCACGGCTGATTATACGGGGCAGGGGGTGATCCTCCTGGTCGAGGACGAGGACGCCGTGCGCTCCATCGGCGCGCGCTCACTCAAGTCGCGCGGCTTCACCGTGCTCGAGGCTGCAACCGGCCTCGAGGCGCTGGAGGTTGTCGAGGAGGTCGGCGGCAAGATCGACCTCATCGTCTCGGACGTGGTCATGCCGGAGATGGACGGACCGGCCATGTTCGCCGAATTGCGCAAGCGCGGCGTCACCGCCAAGGTGATATTTGTCTCGGGATATGCGGAGGAGGCCTTCGCCAAGAATTTGCCGGAAGGCGATTTCGGCTTCCTGCCGAAGCCCTTCTCGATCAAGCAGCTCATCGAGACGGTGAAAACGCATATGGCGTCGCAGGGCGGATAG
- a CDS encoding GyrI-like domain-containing protein: protein MTIPGLQHQTTNVLKAMFSSMMKIDFKKAFPSLYRAPTDRFALVEVPPMRFVMVDGAGDPNAAPSYKQAIEWLFSVSYAMKFSAKASLEKDYVVLPLEGLWWSDDPDDFVARHKDRWRWTMMVMAPDFLDQAMFLAAVEKAEKKLGAPPDSLRLELYDDDEGPTLARLHHEEMPSRGFVFAGKHHEIYLSDARKTEPTKLRTILRQPVSRMSQSDVRPTTSAPQRAPAASRHRDR from the coding sequence ATGACGATACCCGGCTTGCAGCACCAAACGACCAATGTCCTCAAAGCTATGTTTTCGAGCATGATGAAGATCGATTTCAAAAAGGCGTTCCCCTCGCTCTACCGCGCCCCGACGGACCGCTTTGCGCTCGTCGAGGTTCCGCCTATGCGTTTCGTTATGGTCGACGGCGCCGGCGATCCCAATGCGGCGCCCTCCTACAAGCAGGCCATCGAATGGCTTTTCTCGGTGAGCTACGCGATGAAATTCTCGGCGAAGGCGTCGCTTGAGAAAGACTATGTCGTGCTGCCGCTGGAGGGTTTGTGGTGGTCCGACGATCCCGACGATTTCGTCGCGCGCCATAAGGATCGTTGGCGCTGGACGATGATGGTCATGGCGCCCGACTTCCTCGACCAAGCCATGTTTCTTGCGGCGGTCGAAAAGGCGGAAAAGAAGCTCGGCGCGCCGCCTGATAGCCTGCGCCTGGAATTATATGACGACGATGAAGGGCCGACGCTCGCGCGGCTTCATCACGAGGAAATGCCGTCGCGAGGGTTTGTCTTCGCGGGCAAGCATCACGAAATCTATCTCAGCGACGCGCGCAAGACCGAGCCCACGAAACTGCGGACGATTCTCCGGCAGCCTGTCAGCCGGATGTCGCAGTCCGACGTGCGCCCTACAACGTCGGCGCCACAACGCGCACCCGCCGCTTCACGCCATCGGGACCGATGA
- a CDS encoding DUF2865 domain-containing protein encodes MPRKIDRRREKADMLEPPAILKLGRLTTIVAPGRQPEHEMRPTLGPTTTRIFLALALGALLFLPGGSARAESAYCTDLRAQIAKAGAEGMAARYRAAAAKQRGEYARLAAKGRAMGCDREQFLFFGNPPPAQCSPISARLSSLQGSIAAYEQGAADDSQRQALMARYEVDCRNQRVAAREPEPKSFFEELFGVRQPEPGAGYREAPVEPGYETLDPNYDGEGQMADGRPQGGPMAICVRTCDGGFFPITYSARSGQLDDLNTLCKAMCPGTEAKLYTQSQGKGLESAISIDGEAYADLPNAHKFEKNYDASCGCKPKGQSWTEALAEAERILAERNKKDQMVTAEQAEQLSRPILPGDPRAKKPALSLPPGPAEASAGLRGAEGSVTTGGPEVFRDIIGPDGVKRRVRVVAPTL; translated from the coding sequence ATGCCCCGTAAGATTGATCGGCGGCGCGAAAAAGCGGATATGCTCGAGCCGCCCGCGATTCTTAAGCTTGGGCGCTTGACGACCATTGTCGCGCCGGGCCGGCAGCCGGAGCACGAGATGAGGCCGACCTTGGGGCCGACGACTACCCGCATTTTCCTTGCCTTGGCGCTCGGTGCCCTCCTCTTCTTGCCCGGCGGGAGCGCGCGCGCCGAAAGCGCCTATTGCACGGATCTACGCGCCCAGATCGCCAAGGCGGGCGCCGAGGGCATGGCCGCCCGCTATCGCGCCGCCGCCGCCAAGCAGCGGGGCGAATATGCCCGCCTCGCCGCCAAGGGCCGCGCCATGGGCTGCGACCGCGAGCAATTCCTGTTCTTCGGCAACCCGCCGCCGGCGCAATGCTCGCCGATCAGCGCACGGCTCAGCTCCTTGCAGGGCAGCATCGCCGCCTATGAGCAAGGCGCCGCCGACGACAGCCAAAGACAGGCGCTCATGGCGCGCTACGAAGTCGACTGCCGCAACCAACGCGTGGCGGCGCGCGAACCCGAGCCCAAGAGCTTCTTCGAGGAGCTTTTCGGGGTCCGGCAGCCCGAGCCGGGGGCCGGTTATCGAGAGGCGCCTGTCGAACCAGGCTACGAGACGCTCGACCCCAACTACGACGGAGAGGGACAGATGGCCGATGGGCGCCCGCAGGGCGGCCCCATGGCGATCTGTGTGCGGACTTGCGACGGCGGCTTCTTCCCGATCACCTATTCGGCCAGAAGCGGGCAGCTCGACGACCTCAACACGCTCTGCAAGGCCATGTGTCCGGGAACCGAGGCCAAGCTCTATACGCAGTCGCAAGGGAAAGGTCTCGAGTCGGCGATCTCCATCGACGGCGAGGCCTATGCGGATCTTCCCAACGCCCACAAGTTCGAGAAGAACTACGACGCCTCCTGCGGCTGCAAGCCCAAGGGCCAGAGCTGGACGGAGGCGCTGGCCGAGGCCGAACGCATTCTCGCCGAACGCAACAAGAAGGATCAGATGGTCACGGCCGAACAGGCTGAGCAACTGTCGCGACCAATTCTGCCAGGCGATCCGCGCGCGAAAAAGCCGGCGCTTTCCTTGCCGCCCGGGCCCGCAGAGGCCAGCGCCGGCCTGCGTGGCGCAGAGGGAAGCGTTACGACCGGCGGGCCCGAGGTCTTCCGAGACATCATCGGTCCCGATGGCGTGAAGCGGCGGGTGCGCGTTGTGGCGCCGACGTTGTAG